One region of Thunnus albacares chromosome 8, fThuAlb1.1, whole genome shotgun sequence genomic DNA includes:
- the has1 gene encoding hyaluronan synthase 1 isoform X2 yields MYGIISFGFYGLLLSLHVFVQSFFAFVEHRRMRARTDPCSFTKTIGFTISAYQEDPVYLKECLNSIKALKYPPELLRIIMVVDGNSDDDRYMMEMFRDVFADQDPGCYVWKNNYHSWDPTQAQRDVEMAAAVGPGGDADYIIREDPQRKEVECLIQSQKCVCIMQKWGGKREVMYTAFKALGSSVDYIQVCDSDTKLDPLATVELCKVLESNPKYGAVGGDVMILNLKDSYISFMSSLRYWMAFNIERSCQSFFNCVSCISGPLGLYRNDLLQQFLESWYNQKFLGSHCTFGDDRHLTNRMLSMGYATKYTARSKCYTETPAQFLRWLNQQTRWTKSYFREWLYNAMWWHKHHLWMTYESIVSGVFPFFVTATIIQLFWTGTLWDILWILCCIQLIGLVKAAYACILRRDIVMVFMSLYSALYMTSLLPAKYFAILTMNKSSWGTSGRRKIVGNYIPLLPLSVWSAILLGGLCYTIYKESQLDWLTPAKILETKFIVFGCVAYICYWMLMMFLYWVWFRRLCRKRAQSYTLSV; encoded by the exons ATGTATGGAATCATCTCTTTTGGCTTTTATGGACTACTCCTCTCGCTCCATGTGTTCGTTCAGAGCTTCTTTGCCTTCGTTGAACACCGGCGGATGAGAGCTCGCACAGACCCGTGCAGCTTTACCAAGACTATTGGCTTCACTATATCTGCATACCAGGAGGACCCTGTCTACCTCAAAGAGTGCCTCAACTCCATCAAGGCCCTCAAGTATCCCCCTGAGCTGCTGCGCATCATCATGGTGGTAGACGGGAACTCAGATGATGACCGATATATGATGGAGATGTTCAGAGACGTGTTTGCAGACCAAGACCCTGGCTGTTATGTGTGGAAGAATAACTACCACTCATGGGACCCCACACAGGCCCAGCGGGATGTGGAGATGGCTGCAGCAGTGGGCCCAGGAGGGGATGCTGATTATATTATCAGAGAGGATCCACAGCGAAAAGAGGTAGAGTGCCTGATCCAGAGccagaagtgtgtgtgcatcatgCAGAAGTGGGGCGGCAAGCGGGAGGTGATGTACACAGCCTTTAAAGCCCTCGGGTCATCTGTTGACTATATACAG GTGTGTGACTCGGATACTAAACTGGACCCTCTGGCCACAGTGGAGCTGTGTAAAGTGCTGGAGAGCAACCCCAAATACGGTGCTGTAGGAGGAGATGTGATGATCCTCAACCTGAAAGACTCTTACATCAGCTTCATGAGCAGTCTTAGGTACTGGATGGCTTTCAACATCGAAAGGTCCTGCCAGTCCTTCTTCAACTGTGTGTCCTGCATAAGTGGTCCTTTAG GTCTGTACAGGAACGATCTCCTTCAGCAGTTTCTGGAGTCTTGGTACAATCAGAAGTTTTTGGGATCTCACTGCACGTTTGGTGATGACAGACATCTCACCAACCGTATGCTGAGCATGGGTTATGCCACAAA ATACACCGCTCGCTCAAAATGCTACACGGAGACACCTGCTCAGTTTTTGCGCTGGCTCAACCAGCAGACTCGCTGGACAAAATCTTACTTCCGTGAGTGGCTCTACAATGCAATGTGGTGGCACAAGCACCACCTCTGGATGACCTACGAGTCCATCGTGTCAGGTGTTTTCCCCTTCTTTGTGACCGCCACCATCATCCAGCTGTTTTGGACGGGCACACTGTGGGACATCCTCTGGATCCTGTGCTGCATCCAGCTGATCGGGCTGGTGAAAGCAGCATATGCCTGCATCCTGCGCAGAGATATTGTAATGGTGTTCATGTCCCTCTACTCAGCTCTGTATATGACCAGTCTGCTGCCTGCGAAGTACTTTGCCATCCTCACCATGAACAAAAGCAGCTGGGGGACGTCAGGCAGGCGTAAGATTGTAGGGAATTACATACCCCTCCTCCCCCTGTCAGTGTGGTCAGCTATTTTATTAGGTGGGCTCTGTTACACAATCTACAAGGAGAGTCAACTGGACTGGCTAACTCCAGCCAAGATACTGGAGACTAAGTTCATTGTCTTTGGCTGTGTGGCCTACATTTGCTACTGGATGCTTATGATGTTCCTATACTGGGTGTGGTTCCGCAGGTTATGTAGGAAGCGTGCCCAAAGTTACACATTGAGTGTGTAG
- the has1 gene encoding hyaluronan synthase 1 isoform X1, with amino-acid sequence MQLKAFLKRLGSIVRAILTFLFALVVLGVMVWAYVKGFQLVTSMYGIISFGFYGLLLSLHVFVQSFFAFVEHRRMRARTDPCSFTKTIGFTISAYQEDPVYLKECLNSIKALKYPPELLRIIMVVDGNSDDDRYMMEMFRDVFADQDPGCYVWKNNYHSWDPTQAQRDVEMAAAVGPGGDADYIIREDPQRKEVECLIQSQKCVCIMQKWGGKREVMYTAFKALGSSVDYIQVCDSDTKLDPLATVELCKVLESNPKYGAVGGDVMILNLKDSYISFMSSLRYWMAFNIERSCQSFFNCVSCISGPLGLYRNDLLQQFLESWYNQKFLGSHCTFGDDRHLTNRMLSMGYATKYTARSKCYTETPAQFLRWLNQQTRWTKSYFREWLYNAMWWHKHHLWMTYESIVSGVFPFFVTATIIQLFWTGTLWDILWILCCIQLIGLVKAAYACILRRDIVMVFMSLYSALYMTSLLPAKYFAILTMNKSSWGTSGRRKIVGNYIPLLPLSVWSAILLGGLCYTIYKESQLDWLTPAKILETKFIVFGCVAYICYWMLMMFLYWVWFRRLCRKRAQSYTLSV; translated from the exons atgcaGTTGAAAGCTTTTTTGAAGAGGCTGGGCTCAATAGTCCGAGCCATCCTCACTTTCCTCTTTGCTCTGGTGGTACtgggtgtgatggtgtgggCCTATGTTAAAGGTTTCCAGCTGGTGACCTCCATGTATGGAATCATCTCTTTTGGCTTTTATGGACTACTCCTCTCGCTCCATGTGTTCGTTCAGAGCTTCTTTGCCTTCGTTGAACACCGGCGGATGAGAGCTCGCACAGACCCGTGCAGCTTTACCAAGACTATTGGCTTCACTATATCTGCATACCAGGAGGACCCTGTCTACCTCAAAGAGTGCCTCAACTCCATCAAGGCCCTCAAGTATCCCCCTGAGCTGCTGCGCATCATCATGGTGGTAGACGGGAACTCAGATGATGACCGATATATGATGGAGATGTTCAGAGACGTGTTTGCAGACCAAGACCCTGGCTGTTATGTGTGGAAGAATAACTACCACTCATGGGACCCCACACAGGCCCAGCGGGATGTGGAGATGGCTGCAGCAGTGGGCCCAGGAGGGGATGCTGATTATATTATCAGAGAGGATCCACAGCGAAAAGAGGTAGAGTGCCTGATCCAGAGccagaagtgtgtgtgcatcatgCAGAAGTGGGGCGGCAAGCGGGAGGTGATGTACACAGCCTTTAAAGCCCTCGGGTCATCTGTTGACTATATACAG GTGTGTGACTCGGATACTAAACTGGACCCTCTGGCCACAGTGGAGCTGTGTAAAGTGCTGGAGAGCAACCCCAAATACGGTGCTGTAGGAGGAGATGTGATGATCCTCAACCTGAAAGACTCTTACATCAGCTTCATGAGCAGTCTTAGGTACTGGATGGCTTTCAACATCGAAAGGTCCTGCCAGTCCTTCTTCAACTGTGTGTCCTGCATAAGTGGTCCTTTAG GTCTGTACAGGAACGATCTCCTTCAGCAGTTTCTGGAGTCTTGGTACAATCAGAAGTTTTTGGGATCTCACTGCACGTTTGGTGATGACAGACATCTCACCAACCGTATGCTGAGCATGGGTTATGCCACAAA ATACACCGCTCGCTCAAAATGCTACACGGAGACACCTGCTCAGTTTTTGCGCTGGCTCAACCAGCAGACTCGCTGGACAAAATCTTACTTCCGTGAGTGGCTCTACAATGCAATGTGGTGGCACAAGCACCACCTCTGGATGACCTACGAGTCCATCGTGTCAGGTGTTTTCCCCTTCTTTGTGACCGCCACCATCATCCAGCTGTTTTGGACGGGCACACTGTGGGACATCCTCTGGATCCTGTGCTGCATCCAGCTGATCGGGCTGGTGAAAGCAGCATATGCCTGCATCCTGCGCAGAGATATTGTAATGGTGTTCATGTCCCTCTACTCAGCTCTGTATATGACCAGTCTGCTGCCTGCGAAGTACTTTGCCATCCTCACCATGAACAAAAGCAGCTGGGGGACGTCAGGCAGGCGTAAGATTGTAGGGAATTACATACCCCTCCTCCCCCTGTCAGTGTGGTCAGCTATTTTATTAGGTGGGCTCTGTTACACAATCTACAAGGAGAGTCAACTGGACTGGCTAACTCCAGCCAAGATACTGGAGACTAAGTTCATTGTCTTTGGCTGTGTGGCCTACATTTGCTACTGGATGCTTATGATGTTCCTATACTGGGTGTGGTTCCGCAGGTTATGTAGGAAGCGTGCCCAAAGTTACACATTGAGTGTGTAG